In Ammospiza caudacuta isolate bAmmCau1 chromosome 30, bAmmCau1.pri, whole genome shotgun sequence, one DNA window encodes the following:
- the ATP8B2 gene encoding phospholipid-transporting ATPase ID — protein sequence MERCAARRAPEEERRVRANAREYNEKFQYASNCIKTSKYNIVTFLPVNLFEQFQEVANTYFLFLLILQLIPQISSLSWFTTIVPLVLVLTITAVKDATDDYFRHKSDNQVNNRQSQVLIGGVLRQEQWMNVRVGDIIKLENNQFVAADLLLLSSSEPHGLCYIETAELDGETNMKVRQAIPVTAELGDTSQLACFDGEVICEPPNNKLDKFGGTLYWKDNKYPLSNQNMLLRGCVLRNTEWCFGLVIFAGPDTKLMQNSGRTKFKRTSIDRLMNTLVLWIFGFLVCMGVILAIGNAIWEHEVGVCFQIYLPWDEGVHSAFFSGFLSFWSYIIILNTVVPISLYVSVEVIRLGHSYFINWDKKMYCAKRRTPAEARTTTLNEELGQVEYIFSDKTGTLTQNIMVFSKCSVNGHSYGDVQDMLGHKAELGERPEPVDFSFNPLADPRFQFWDPSLLEAVKLGDLHVHEFFRLLSLCHTVMSEEKSEGELLYKAQSPDEGALVTAARNFGFVFRSRTPKTITVQELGQAITYQLLAILDFNNIRKRMSVIVRSPEGKIRLYCKGADTILLERLHPLNQELTSITTDHLNEYAGEGLRTLVLAYRDLEESYYKDWSERLHRAGSVPEAREDHLARLYDEVEHDMMLLGATAIEDKLQQGVPETIAILTLANIKIWVLTGDKQETAVNIGYSCKMLTDDMTEVFVVTGHTVLEVREELRKAREKMMDASRSVCNGFSYQEKLTSKLTSVLEAIAGEYALVINGHSLAHALEADMEVEFLETACACKAVICCRVTPLQKAQVVELVKKYKKAVTLAIGDGANDVSMIKTAHIGVGISGQEGIQAVLASDYSFSQFKFLQRLLLVHGRWSYLRMCKFLCYFFYKNFAFTMVHFWFGFFCGFSAQTVYDQYFITLYNIVYTSLPVLAMGVFDQDVPEQRSMEYPKLYEPGQLNLLFNKREFFICIAQGIYTSILMFFIPYGVFADATRDDGAQLADYQSFAVTVATSLVIVVSVQIGLDTGFWTAINHFFIWGSLAAYFTILFTMHSDGLFRMFPNQFRFVGNAQNTLAQPTVWLTIALTAVVCIVPVVAFRFLKLDLKPELSDTVRYTQLVRKKQKTQHRCMRNAGRAGSRRSGYAFSHQEGFGELIMSGKNMRLSSLALSSFAPRPSASWIDTLRKKKGGEGSSAGSPSGVADKTLRV from the exons AGGAAGAGCGTCGAGTGCGAGCCAACGCACGGGAGTACAACGAGAAGTTCCAGTACGCA AGCAACTGCATCAAGACCTCCAAGTACAACATTGTCACCTTCCTGCCTGTCAACCTCTTCGAGCAGTTCCAGGAAGTGGCCAACACCtatttcctcttcctcctcatcctgcaG ctgattCCTCAGATCTCTTCACTCTCCTGGTTTACCACCATCGTGCCTTTGGTTCTTGTCTTAACCATCACAGCTGTCAAAGATGCCACCGATGACTAC TTCCGCCATAAAAGCGACAACCAGGTGAACAACCGGCAGTCTCAGGTCCTGATCGGTGGAGT CCTTCGGCAGGAGCAGTGGATGAACGTCCGTGTTGGGGACATCATCAAGCTGGAGAACAACCAGTTTGTGGCG GCtgacctcctcctcctctccagcagcGAACCCCATGGGTTATGCTACATAGAGACTGCAGAGCTGGATGG agagaccaACATGAAGGTGCGTCAGGCCATCCCTGTCACCGCAGAGCTTGGGGACACCAGCCAGCTGGCTTGCTTTGATG GTGAGGTCATCTGTGAACCCCCCAACAACAAGCTGGACAAGTTTGGTGGGACACTGTACTGGAAGGACAACAAGTACCCCCTGAGCAACCAGAACATGCTTCTGCGGGGCTGCGTCCTGCGCAACACCGAGTGGTGCTTTGGCCTCGTCATCTTTGCAG GACCTGACACAAAACTGATGCAGAACAGTGGCCGGACCAAATTTAAGCGGACGAGCATCGACCGGCTGATGAACACGCTGGTGCTCTGG ATCTTTGGGTTCCTGGTGTGCATGGGAGTGATCCTGGCCATTGGCAATGCCATCTGGGAGCACGAGGTGGGCGTCTGCTTCCAGATCTACTTGCCCTGGGACGAGGGGGTGCACAGTGCCTTCTTCTCTGGCTTCCTCTCCTTCTGGTCCTACATCATCATCCTCAACACTGTGGTGCCCATCTCGCTCTATGTGAG CGTTGAGGTGATCCGGCTTGGGCACAGCTACTTCATCAACTGGGACAAGAAGATGTACTGTGCCAAGCGCCGGACACCGGCCGAGGCCCGCACCACCACCCTCAACGAGGAGCTGGGCCAGGTGGAGTACATCTTCTCTGACAAGACTGGCACCCTCACCCAGAATATCATGGTCTTCAGCAAGTGCTCTGTGAATGGGCACAGCTATG GTGATGTGCAGGACATGCTGGGTcacaaggcagagctgggagag AGGCCAGAGCCTGTAGACTTCTCCTTCAACCCGCTGGCGGACCCACGGTTCCAGTTCTGGGACCCCAGCCTGCTGGAAGCTGTCAAGCTGGGAGACCTCCACGTGCACGAGTTCTTCCGCCTGCTCTCGCTCTGTCACACCGTCATGTCTGAGGAGAAGAGTGAGG GGGAGCTGTTGTACAAGGCACAGTCCCCAGATGAGGGAGCGCTGGTCACAGCTGCCAGaaactttggctttgtgttCCGGTCCCGCACGCCCAAGACCATCAcagtgcaggagctgggccaggcCATCACCTACCAGCTGCTGGCCATCCTGGACTTCAACAACATCCGCAAGCGCATGTCTGTCATCG tgcGCAGCCCTGAGGGCAAGATCCGGCTGTACTGCAAAGGTGCTGACACCATCCTGCTGGAGAGGCTGCACCCCCTCAACCAGGAGCTGACCAGCATCACCACCGACCACCTCAAT GAGTATGCTGGCGAGGGGCTGCGGACACTGGTGCTGGCTTACAGAGACCTGGAGGAGAGCTACTACAAGGACTGGTCTGAGCGTCTGCACCGAGCTGGCAGTGTCCCTGAAGCCCGTGAGGATCACCTGGCTCGGCTCTACGATGAGGTGGAGCATGATATGATG CTGCTTGGAGCCACGGCCATCGAGGACAAACTGCAGCAGGGGGTCCCCGAAACCATTGCCATCCTGACACTGGCCAACATCAAGATCTGGGTGCTGACAGGGGACAAGCAGG AAACAGCTGTGAACATCGGCTACTCCTGCAAGATGCTGACAGATGACATGACAGAGGTGTTTGTGGTCACAGGCCACACTGTGCTGGAGGTGCGAGAGGAGCTaag AAAAGCCCGGGAGAAGATGATGGATGCATCACGTTCTGTGTGCAATGGCTTCTCCTACCAGGAGAAACTCACCTCCAAGCTTACCTCAGTGCTGGAAGCCATTGCGGGCGAATACGCCCTGGTCATCAACGGGCACAGCCTG GCCCATGCACTGGAGGCAGACATGGAGGTGGAATTCCTGGAGACAGCGTGTGCCTGCAAGGCCGTTATCTGCTGCCGTGTCACACCCCTGCAGAAAGCCCAGGTGGTGGAGCTGGTCAAGAAGTACAAGAAAGCCGTCACTTTGGCCATTGGGGATGGGGCCAACGATGTCAGCATGATCAAGA CTGCCCACATTGGGGTGGGCATCAGTGGGCAGGAAGGCATCCAGGCCGTGCTGGCCTCCGACTACTCCTTCTCCCAGTTCAAGTTCCTGCAGCGCCTGCTCCTGGTGCATGGGCGCTGGTCCTACCTGCGCATGTGCAAGTTTCTTTGCTACTTCTTCTATAAGAACTTTGCCTTCACCATGGTCCACTTCTGGTTTGGCTTCTTCTGTGGCTTCTCAGCACAG ACAGTGTATGACCAGTACTTCATCACGCTGTACAACATTGTCTACACGTCGCTGCCTGTGCTCGCTATGGGTGTGTTTGACCAG GATGTGCCAGAGCAGCGGAGCATGGAGTACCCCAAACTCTACGAGCCTGGGCAGCTGAACCTGCTCTTCAACAAGCGGGAGTTCTTCATCTGCATTGCCCAGGGCATCTACACCTCCATCCTCATGTTCTTCATCCCCTACGGTGTCTTTGCTGATGCCACCCGTGATGATGGTGCTCAGCTGGCCGACTACCAGTCCTTCGCCGTCACTGTCGCCACCTCCCTCGTGATTGTCGTCAGTGTGCAG ATCGGGTTAGACACAGGATTCTGGACGGCCATCAACCACTTCTTCATCTGGGGCAGCCTGGCCGCCTACTTTACCATCCTCTTCACCATGCACAGCGACGGCCTCTTCCGGATGTTCCCCAACCAGTTCCGCTTTGTGG GAAACGCACAGAACACTCTGGCCCAGCCCACGGTCTGGCTGACCATCGCCCTCACCGCCGTCGTCTGTATCGTGCCCGTTGTGGCCTTTCGCTTCCTTAAGCTGGACCTGAAACCAGAGCTCTCAGATACG gttcgTTACACTCAGCTGGTACGGAAGAAGCAGAAGACGCAGCACCGGTGCATGCGGAACGCGGGGCGCGCGGGCTCACGCCGCTCTGGCTACGCCTTCTCCCATCAGGAGGGCTTCGGGGAGCTCATCATGTCTGGCAAGAACATGAGGCTCAGCTCCTTGGCACTGTCCAGCTTTGCCCCCCGCCCCAGCGCCAGCTGGATTGACACCCTGAGGAAGAAGAAGGGCGGTGAGGGCAGCAGCGCTGGCAGCCCCAGTGGTGTGGCTGACAAGACTCTCAGGGTGTGA